CCCGGCGTGATACCACCTCGCATCCGCGTGGAGATCGCCGACAATCCTGAATTCAAAGGAGCAAAACAGATCGCCTCCAACGGCGAACGCGACTTGCCGGTGGATCTCACGACGCCCGTCGTCATGCCCACGGATGCCGTGCCCGGGCGTTACCTGCGCGTGATTGCGGACAAGGCATGGCAACTCGGCAACCGGCGCCTGCAAGCACTGGGCGAAATGGAAGTCTGGACGGGCGATCGCAACCTCGCCGCCGGGCGCGAGATCGTGGCACGTCACGGCGGGATCGACCAACCCACCGCGGAACTCAGCGACGGCTTGGGCGGAGGCGGCCAGATCCTGCCGCTTCACACCTGGCTCTCCCAACTGGTGGAACGCAGCCAGATCCGCGGCGAGTGGGAAGGCCTGCGCGCCTCGCACCTGACCATGGCGTCGGAAAGTGAACTGAACACCACCTGGGGTGCCGCAGTCGCGCTCGGGCTCACCTTCCTCATCCCCGTCGCCATCGTCGAGCGACGCCGCCTCGTGTCGCGCACCCAGCTCGACAAGCTGCGCAAGCGCATCGCCTCCGACCTGCATGACGACATCGGCAGCAACCTTGGAAGTATTTCCCTGATCGCCCGCTCGGCGAAACGCGATCTCGAGCGCCTTCACGGGCCGGACGTCGTGGCCAATGACCTCGGTGAGGTGGAGACGATCGCCCGCGAAAGTTCGCTGGCCATGCGCGATATCGTCTGGCTGCTGGAGCGTCGCCAGGACACCATCGGCGATCTGGTCCAGCGCATGCGGGATTGCGCCGCACGCCTCCTGCGCGAAATCGAGTATTCTCTCGTTTGCCGCTCCTCGAAGACGGCGGCAAAGCTGACCCTCGATTCCAAGCGGCACCTCTTCCTCTTCTACAAGGAGGCCCTGCACAACGTGGTGAAGCACTCCAAGGCCACCACCGTCACCGTGCGGCTCTTCGACGTGCGCGAGCGCCTCGTGCTCGAAGTCTGCGACAATGGCATCGGCCTGCCTCGCAATGAGGACGACCAGATGGCCGCGGTGAAGAAACTCTCCGACCGTGCCCGCGTGCTGGAAGGCACGCTCGAAGTGGAATCAGCCCCGGGCCGAGGCACCACCCTCCGACTCTCCGTCAAAAGAACCAGCCTGATGGCTACAAGAGCAAACGCCCATGAGTAACAC
The Luteolibacter rhizosphaerae DNA segment above includes these coding regions:
- a CDS encoding sensor histidine kinase, yielding MKNQHPRLPRLRVGLLALVALLPTPLPAADVAQTSNPIGRVARLFNRKLVEVENRIRWLESRADNLAAFGEKPLKENVGWRCGRIEETGGKPWIALDLGREVPLGQIFLVPAQQQAGDPNDLFPRRFSIEAACSADFSDARTIYRTGQLPQPSPQGYPVRVNGDKLAARHVRLTLEEGYRRGLQDVCALSEMFVFSDHTPVSLGAKVSANQSVEVPGVWDPEFLVDGRTPLGVWQGGMTTWTISHGDCLEVPLENQHVEWIVDLGETTPVDRMVFFPYALPELSGPGVIPPRIRVEIADNPEFKGAKQIASNGERDLPVDLTTPVVMPTDAVPGRYLRVIADKAWQLGNRRLQALGEMEVWTGDRNLAAGREIVARHGGIDQPTAELSDGLGGGGQILPLHTWLSQLVERSQIRGEWEGLRASHLTMASESELNTTWGAAVALGLTFLIPVAIVERRRLVSRTQLDKLRKRIASDLHDDIGSNLGSISLIARSAKRDLERLHGPDVVANDLGEVETIARESSLAMRDIVWLLERRQDTIGDLVQRMRDCAARLLREIEYSLVCRSSKTAAKLTLDSKRHLFLFYKEALHNVVKHSKATTVTVRLFDVRERLVLEVCDNGIGLPRNEDDQMAAVKKLSDRARVLEGTLEVESAPGRGTTLRLSVKRTSLMATRANAHE